A stretch of bacterium DNA encodes these proteins:
- a CDS encoding sigma-70 family RNA polymerase sigma factor produces MSRGKSSDIGEENNSSSASKGAKRGAGASRDPIRIYLDEIRRTKLLTAEEELKLAKRVWEGEEDARCLMIESNLRLVVNIAKRYMNRGLPLLDLIEEGNLGLIRAVEKFDYKRGFRFSTYATWWIRQSVERAIVNQARIIRLPVHVSEDITTTLKAERKLFQQLGREPAMEDIAEFLDLPLIKIQYIYQIVRRTSSIETRVGQDDDQELMDLLPDDKAVMPSERIEEESRVALIYNWLNELLKNEREIIILRFGLGDGEPKTLESIGQQYGVTRERIRQIEASALRKLRKISTRMDIGLDEIL; encoded by the coding sequence ATGTCCAGAGGTAAGAGTTCGGACATAGGGGAAGAGAATAATAGCTCCTCTGCTTCGAAGGGCGCCAAAAGAGGTGCGGGAGCGAGCCGGGATCCCATCAGGATCTACCTGGATGAGATTCGCCGTACGAAACTGCTCACCGCAGAAGAAGAGCTGAAACTGGCAAAGAGGGTGTGGGAGGGGGAAGAGGACGCTCGATGCCTCATGATCGAATCCAACCTCCGGCTCGTTGTCAATATAGCCAAGAGGTATATGAATCGAGGACTTCCCTTGCTGGATCTTATCGAAGAGGGAAATCTGGGCCTTATCAGGGCCGTGGAAAAGTTCGACTACAAGAGAGGTTTCCGCTTTTCTACCTACGCGACCTGGTGGATCCGACAATCCGTTGAGCGCGCCATCGTCAACCAGGCTCGGATTATACGACTCCCTGTTCATGTCTCCGAGGATATAACCACTACTCTTAAGGCGGAGAGAAAACTGTTTCAGCAGTTGGGCCGGGAACCTGCAATGGAGGATATTGCGGAGTTCCTTGATCTGCCGCTTATCAAGATCCAGTACATCTACCAGATTGTCCGGAGAACCTCTTCCATCGAAACCCGCGTTGGCCAGGATGATGACCAGGAACTCATGGATCTCTTACCGGACGATAAGGCCGTCATGCCCTCTGAGAGGATAGAGGAAGAAAGCCGTGTAGCACTCATTTACAACTGGCTCAATGAACTTCTGAAAAACGAAAGGGAGATCATCATCCTCAGGTTCGGGCTGGGCGATGGTGAACCCAAGACTCTCGAGTCCATTGGTCAGCAGTATGGTGTGACCCGGGAGAGGATCCGGCAGATCGAAGCTTCTGCCCTGCGCAAGCTGAGGAAGATCAGTACGAGGATGGATATAGGGCTTGACGAGATTCTGTAA